Proteins from a genomic interval of Mustela lutreola isolate mMusLut2 chromosome 4, mMusLut2.pri, whole genome shotgun sequence:
- the SAMD8 gene encoding sphingomyelin synthase-related protein 1 isoform X6, with protein sequence MPARSRHRPRLHSSSPPRAPPPPLEALHSGEARRARDSDGDSDADSEVSQGIPTRTAEVSLKAPRIARVIRLDCGAFSFVDSGSF encoded by the exons ATGCCTGCGCGCAGCCGCCACCGCCCCCGCCTCCACTCTAGCTCACCGCCCCGGGCTCCGCCTCCGCCGCTCGAGGCGCTTCACTCCGGCGAGGCCCGGAGGGCCCGGGACTCCGACGGCGATTCGGACGCCGACTCGGAGGTGAGTCAGGGGATCCCGACTCGCACCGCGGAG GTGTCTTTGAAAGCGCCGAGGATCGCTAGGGTAATACGCTTGGATTGTGGGGCTTTCTCGTTTGTGGACAGTGGATCCTTTTAA
- the LOC131828801 gene encoding dual specificity protein phosphatase 13 isoform X5 — protein sequence MAEASVPVLRGEEATPCPSVLELEELLRAGKVSCSHVDEVWPNLYIGDAATANNRFELWKLGITHVLNAAHGGLYCQGSPDFYGSSVSYLGVPAHDLPSFDISAYFSSAADFIHRALSTPGAKVLVHCVVGVSRSATLVLAYLMLRQQLSLRQAVITVRQHRWVFPNRGFLHQLCQLDQQLRGTGRN from the exons ATGGCTGAAGCCTCCGTCCCAGTGCTGAGGGGAGAGGAAGCCACGCCTTGCCCCAGCGTTCTGGAACTGGAGGAGCTCCTGAGGGCAGGGAAGGTTTCTTGCAGCCACGTGGATGAAGTTTGGCCCAACCTTTACATAGGAGATGC GGCCACGGCAAATAACCGCTTTGAGCTATGGAAGCTGGGCATTACCCATGTGCTGAACGCAGCCCACGGGGGCCTCTACTGTCAGGGTAGCCCTGACTTCTACGGCAGCAGTGTGAGCTACCTGGGGGTACCGGCCCACGACCTCCCCAGTTTCGACATCAGTGCCTACTTCTCTTCAGCCGCTGACTTCATCCACCGTGCTCTCAGCACACCTGGGG CCAAGGTCCTGGTGCACTGTGTGGTTGGGGTGAGCCGCTCGGCCACGCTGGTCCTGGCCTACCTCATGCTGCGCCAGCAGCTGTCCCTGCGCCAGGCAGTGATCACCGTGAGGCAACACCGATGGGTCTTCCCCAACCGAGGCTTCCTCCACCAGCTCTGCCAGCTGGACCAGCAGCTGCGGGGCACAGGCCGGAACTGA